A section of the Harmonia axyridis chromosome 2, icHarAxyr1.1, whole genome shotgun sequence genome encodes:
- the LOC123672887 gene encoding repetitive organellar protein-like — protein MLGHQDEITASYRKCCSDLKEKLKIRLTEIYDNCKDRCQDDIATNHEKYIDDNLDPLVYFERNLLQYIRIKKHYQNENKTLQMKIKELQLDLRSKDVCIFKLKEDIVSHFMQIEFLRRHNEKLENDLLNSRKKINQFEKSKDWLRERIFSIHSNTNYELELIYPEKLNKTDNNCDKEKEKRHSYFSEVKAVEECETIDEFRKFYGKLMEVYHENIFLKRTLQKMKSLSDREQRLNNILKSNHGIPTVPKLEDIQNDSHKLNTDSVDKKKNENKQILELNSIIDCMKLTVLQLEFEKRNMELSVFKIREYFMEMKNIQTKLKLMLSDKNYPFNLSVLKSGVSSSDASKNSSFDTENIIEELVNSIRNLKLEKLQMEIEHHEELSTFTEKFSRMQYFLQSIKDVCNNTSNDEELTLKSGSTKITSKNTIFVNDKVESSSISDIELSSSGNNIEISTKVSPNKIAATNEDIIVKKTSNAIPQYIIRRMKLFEEQYERIISTCSKNLVHLKELNDTSSISHLRKMKVLALVKEKQLTEQRNRFEKYKRSLLSTLKHYKQCNIAKTRQYDELQEQFIPIFFQLKFLKNYFTAIEKHMPNSSSIDHKQQSKIIEVMEKIGYLTENIEKNIGPKVIKLGMSATLNPDLQIASLPKIQMEIKAKKKPLNDSYYIRQEKLSLINSNPENPIRDEDISNKNDETHSKEIDIQKTHIEKLKRENSQLQSALRQRDHLLGTIVKSFKRKLDGVAMEINDKYFLQRLCNDLRSVIKIYGGQNRIMKEALENNNIRTKSIYIQNTLRRNSKIDTEEHIRQLMKQQTEFCRMKETFTDIQSHLESMKKDVSLLQNVINKR, from the exons ATGTTAGGCCATCAAGATGAAATCACTGCAAGTTATCGAAAATGTTGCTCCGATCTAAAGGAGAAACTGAAAATAAGACTGACAGAGATATATGATAATTGCAAGGATCGTTGTCAAG ATGATATTGCAACAAACCATGAAAAATACATCGACGATAATCTCGACCCCTTGGTATACTTCGAAAGGAATTTACTTCAATATATTAGAATCAAAAAACAttaccaaaatgaaaacaaaacgttACAGATGAAAATCAAAGAACTTCAACTAGATCTACGATCCAAGGATGTCTGTATTTTCAAGCTGAAGGAAGATATCGTTTCTCATTTCATGCAAATAGAGTTTTTGAGGAGACATAATGAAAAATTAGAAAACGATTTACTGAATAGtaggaaaaaaataaatcaattcgaGAAATCCAAAGATTGGTTGAGAGAACGGATATTTTCCATCCATTCTAATACAAACTACGAACTCGAATTGATTTATCCAGAGAAACTAAACAAAACTGATAACAATTGTGATAAAGAAAAGGAAAAACGACATTCTTATTTCAGTGAAGTGAAGGCAGTTGAAGAATGTGAAACTATCGATGAATTCAGGAAATTTTACGGAAAACTGATGGAAGTATACCATGAAAATATCTTTCTAAAACGGACgttacaaaaaatgaaaagtttaaGCGATAGAGAGCAAAGATTAAacaatatattgaaatcaaatcatGGAATTCCTACGGTACCAAAACttgaagatattcaaaatgattcACATAAACTAAACACCGATTCTGTGGACAagaagaaaaacgaaaataagCAGATTCTAGAACTAAACAGTATTATCGATTGTATGAAACTTACAGTATTACAACTAGAGTTCGAGAAAAGGAATATGGAACTTTCTGTGTTCAAAATaagagaatatttcatggaGATGAAAAACATACAAACGAAACTGAAATTGATGTTAAGTGATAAAAATTACCCATTCAATCTTTCGGTATTGAAATCAGGCGTATCTTCAAGCGATGCTAGTAAAAATTCTTCCTTTGATACTGAAAATATCATTGAAGAATTGGTAAATTCcattagaaatttgaaattggaaaaactTCAGATGGAAATCGAGCATCATGAAGAATTAAGTACTTTCACCGAAAAATTTAGTCGAATGCAATATTTTTTACAAAGCATTAAAGATGTATGTAACAATACATCAAACGATGAAGAACTCACCCTTAAAAGTGGATCCACAAAAATCACTTCAAAGAACACTATTTTCGTAAATGATAAAGTAGAATCTAGCAGTATTTCAGATATTGAATTATCAAGTTCaggaaataatattgaaatatcgacGAAGGTATCACCTAATAAAATTGCTGCTACAAATGAAGACATCATAGTAAAGAAGACCTCCAATGCAATTCCTCAGTATATAATTCGAcgaatgaaattatttgaagaaCAATATGAGAGGATAATTTCAACTTGTTCAAAAAATCTGGTTCATTTGAAGGAACTGAACGATACATCTTCAATTTCTCATTTAAGGAAAATGAAGGTATTGGCTTTAGTCAAAGAAAAACAATTGACAGAACAAAGAAACAG GttcgaaaaatataaaagaagTTTACTCAGTACCCTCAAGCACTATAAACAATGTAATATAGCGAAAACGAGGCAGTATGATGAACTTCAAGAACAGTTTATTCCTATTttctttcaactgaaatttttgaagaattattttACTGCGATTGAGAAACATATGCCGAATTCATCTTCGATAGATCATAAACAACAATCAAAAATTATCGAAGTTATGGAGAAAATTGGATATTTGACCGAAAACATTGAAAAGAATATA GGACCAAAAGTTATTAAACTAGGAATGTCTGCAACACTGAATCCTGATTTACAAATTGCCTCACTTCCAAAGATACAAATGGAAATAAAAGCTAAAAAAAAACCCCTGAATGATTCTTATTATATTAGGCAGGAAAAACTGTCTCTAATCAACTCAAACCCTGAAAATCCTATTAGAGACGAGGATATTTCGAACAAGAATGACGAAACGCATTCTAAAGAAATCGAT ATCCAGAAGAcacatattgaaaaattgaagagaGAAAATTCACAACTACAATCCGCACTTCGACAAAGGGATCACCTTTTAGGAACGATAGTCAAATCCTTCAAAAGAAAACTTGATGGGGTTGCtatggaaataaatgataaatactTTTTACAGAGGCTATGTAACGATCTTAGATCTGTCATCAAAATATATGGTGGTCAGAATAGA attatgAAAGAAGCgctagaaaataataatattcgtACAAAATCTATTTATATCCAGAATACATTGAGGAGAAACTCAAAAATCGACACGGAAGAACATATTCGACAACTTATGAAGCAACAGACAGAATTCTGCAGAATGAAAGAAACATTCACTGATATTCAGTCACACCTTGAATCTATGAAGAAAGATGTATCATTGTTACAGAATGTTATAAATAAAAGGTGA
- the LOC123672888 gene encoding chymotrypsin inhibitor, translating to MYFPIFFLVLVALTGFSYQEPICGENEEYACRSTCVSTCQNLQFANCAPECEWGCYCKSNYIRNEEGGKCVLVRDCWKRSVE from the exons ATGTACTTCCCAATATTTTTCCTAGTCCTAGTTGCATTGACTGGCTTTTCCTACCAAG AGCCTATTTGTGGAGAAAACGAAGAATACGCTTGTAGGTCAACATGTGTATCAACATGCCAAAACCTACAATTCGCCAATTGTGCACCAGAATGTGAATGGGGTTGTTATTGCAAATCGAATTACATTAGAAATGAGGAAGGAGGAAAATGTGTTCTAGTGAGAGACTGCTGGAAAAGATCAGTAGAGTGA